A genomic region of Caenorhabditis elegans chromosome V contains the following coding sequences:
- the C08E8.3 gene encoding uncharacterized protein (Confirmed by transcript evidence) — protein sequence MKDLIEMVSDFAGFQYTPKFKSYTTPPTPCTSGATTPVRKLSEPAVAPYPERRHSVIITVGVNKSSKFPELQRQRIVE from the exons atgAAGGACCTCATCGAAATGGTATCCGACTTTGCCGGTTTCCAATACACCCCGAAATTCAAATCCTACACAACCCCACCGACGCCATGTACCTCTGGAGCAACTACGCCGGTGAGGAAGCTCTCGGAGCCGGCAGTGGCTCCGTATCCGGAGAGAAGGCATTCGGTTATTATTACTGTTGGagtg aacaaatcaTCGAAATTCCCCGAGCTCCAGCGACAACGAATTGTGGaataa
- the C08E8.11 gene encoding Salivary lipocalin (Confirmed by transcript evidence), translated as MLIILALFCFGAFANAELVCKKTFTETCVETCNCSTTDIPLYTETYTKDWWYAKRDEAVKESGFPEASGTIGYTMLYDRKTCSASTECLFTSTGDKSRISNSTLVIVTADKKVAEFPAYFLPREDLSFPDVDCVLDKYHYKGSEIVSAGCLQVY; from the exons ATGTTGATTATTCTCGCTCTCTTTTGTTTTGGAGCATTCGCCAATGCAGAACTcgtctgcaaaaaaactttcaccGAAACTTGTGTTG aaacatGTAACTGCTCCACAACAGACATCCCATTGTACACTGAGACCTACACCAAAGACTGGTGGTACGCGAAGCGTGACGAGGCAGTCAAAGAGAGCGGTTTTCCAGAAGCAAGTGGAACTATTGGCTACACAATGCTTTATGATAGAAAGACATGCTCAGCATCTACCGAATGTCTTTTTACTTCAACTGGCGACAAAAGTAGAATCTCCAATTCTACACTGGTTATTGTGACAGCCGATAAAAAG gTAGCCGAGTTTCCGGCCTACTTCCTTCCACGCGAAGATCTCAGTTTCCCTGATGTGGACTGTGTTCTTGACAAGTATCACTACAAAGGCTCTGAAATCGTCTCGGCAGGATGCCTTCAagtctattga
- the C08E8.2 gene encoding Strictosidine synthase conserved region domain-containing protein (Predicted), with translation MTNSKKLSILEGQVIGPESMVVDDEAIYVSVNDAKVLKIVDGKVRATAVYSKNPIFPPNMTRFEAEAICGRPLGIRKLVEGTKKFVLVDAYLGVFIIDFSDELRPKSTQILDASKPIDGFRPNFLNDLDVISEDELIITHSSIRHDCRHFFNLVLEHQGDGRILHLKISTGTVKVLAKNLYFPNGIQLTPDKKSAIFAECSMARIKKLDLETGKIDIFCENLPGLPDNIRGTPRGTFWVGLAATRSKNYPSLLDRLGNWPGVRQFFVDIVPAAHWMKILVFSKHPHSIIVELDSNGKIIRSLHDVTGKHVSDVSQVTEHNGFLYLGSFADTYIAKVEL, from the exons ATGACAAACTCCAAAAAGCTCAGCATACTGGAGGGACAGGTAATTGGACCAGAATCTATGGTAGTTGATGATGAAGCCATTTATGTATCTGTAAATGACGCAAAAGTGCTGAAAATCGTGGATGGAAAGGTTCGGGCCACTGCGGTGTACTCGAAGAATCCGATTTTTCCGCCGAATATGACAAGATTCGAGGCTGAAGCGATTTGTGGAAGACCCCTTGGAATTAGGAAGCTTGTGGAGGGAACTAAGAAGTTTGTACTTGTGGATGCGTATTTGGGAGTTttcattatcgatttttccgatgaATTGAGAC caaaatcaACACAAATCCTGGACGCTTCCAAGCCAATCGACGGATTCAGGCCCAACTTCCTCAACGACCTGGACGTAATCTCAGAGGACGAGCTCATCATCACACACAGCTCAATCCGACATGACTGCCGACACTTCTTCAATCTAGTGCTGGAACATCAGGGAGACGGTCGCATTTTGCATCTGAAAATCTCGACTGGAACCGTAAAAGTGTTGGCTAAAAATCTGTACTTTCCCAATGGAATCCAGCTGACCCCCGACAAGAAATCGGCGATTTTCGCCGAATGTTCGATGGCTCGGATCAAGAAATTGGATctggaaactggaaaaatcgatattttctgcGAAAACTTGCCCGGGCTGCCGGATAACATCCGGGGAACTCCACGTGGCACATTTTGGGTCGGGTTGGCGGCGACTCGCTCGAAAAATTATCCGTCTTTGTTGGATCGGTTGGGAAATTGGCCAG GAGTCCGTCAATTCTTTGTCGACATTGTCCCGGCGGCCCATTGGATGAAAATTCTCGTCTTTTCGAAACATCCTCACTCGATAATTGTTGAGTTGGACTCCAACGGGAAAATTATCAGAAGCCTGCATGACGTCACTGGAAAACATGTTAGTGACGTGTCACAGGTCACAGAACACAATGGATTCTTGTATTTGGGCAGTTTTGCAGACACTTATATTGCTAAAGTTGAACTttga
- the C08E8.5 gene encoding Elongation factor 1-alpha (Partially confirmed by transcript evidence) → MFHVTMEIHSFNSDLELKKCGAPASGITVANGEKKLMDRALEEKRKGFRRTQTAYL, encoded by the coding sequence atgttccacGTGACTATGGAGATTCACAGCTTCAACTCTGACTTGGAGCTCAAAAAGTGCGGAGCTCCAGCTTCTGGTATTACTGTAGCAAATGGAGAGAAGAAATTGATGGATCGTGCGCTGGAGGAGAAGAGAAAAGGATTCAGAAGGACGCAGACTGCTTATTTGTGA
- the C08E8.1 gene encoding LITAF domain-containing protein (Confirmed by transcript evidence) → MNYPEDFQIPHVIKPVKSAPYVVKETPLKTSFLTYCPTCEKAYMTSVNTHIGVCWWLICFFGTVLCCFPFLFFLCCDVSKDVNHNCPSCGMLLAKKNRAGFK, encoded by the exons ATGAACTACCCGGAAGACTTTCAAATTCCTCATGTAATAAAACCGGTGAAATCTGCACCGTATGTTGTTAAA GAAACCCCATTGAAAACCTCGTTTCTGACATATTGCCCAACTTGTGAG aaagcCTACATGACGTCAGTAAATACACATATTGGAGTGTGTTGGTGGCTTATTTGTTTCTTCGGAACTGTTCTATGCTGCTTcccatttctattttttctttgctgTGATGTCTCAAAAGATGTGAATCATAATTGTCCGAGTTGTGGGATGTtactggcaaaaaaaaatcgggctGGGTTCAAgtag
- the C08E8.9 gene encoding uncharacterized protein (Partially confirmed by transcript evidence), with product MFHMTMEIESFNSDLNLKKCGITSTSASGITVTHGERKLIDRALEERRKGFRRTGTAYM from the coding sequence atgttccacATGACAATGGAAATCGAGAGCTTCAACTCTGACTTGAACCTTAAAAAGTGTGGAATTACATCTACTTCAGCTTCTGGTATTACTGTAACTCATGGAGAAAGAAAACTGATTGATCGAGCATTGGAGGAGAGAAGAAAAGGTTTCCGACGGACTGGAACTGCTTACATGTAA
- the C08E8.6 gene encoding uncharacterized protein (Confirmed by transcript evidence), with protein sequence MFHMTMEIESFNSDLNLKKCGITSTSASGITVTHGERKLIDRALEERRKGFRRTGTAYM encoded by the coding sequence atgttccacaTGACTATGGAAATCGAGAGCTTCAACTCTGACTTGAACCTTAAAAAGTGTGGAATTACATCTACTTCAGCTTCTGGTATTACTGTAACTCATGGAGAAAGAAAACTGATTGATCGAGCATTGGAGGAGAGAAGAAAAGGTTTCCGACGGACTGGAACTGCTTACATGTAA